A single window of Methylobacterium nodulans ORS 2060 DNA harbors:
- a CDS encoding YifB family Mg chelatase-like AAA ATPase yields the protein MVTRVATVAFEGIEARAVDVQVQIAPGTVAFTVVGLPDKAVAESRERVRAALIASGLALPAKRITVNLAPADLPKEGSHYDLPIALGVMSAIGALPGDALAGYCVLGELALDGSITAVAGVLPAAMAAHARGLGLICPAASGPEAAWAGGDMEVLAPRSLIQLANHVKGTQVMARPLPAVAAETGSLPDLREIKGQEGAKRALEIAAAGGHNLLMNGPPGAGKSMLAARLPSILPPLGPRELLEISMIQSVAGELKNGALSNRRPFRAPHHSASMAALVGGGLGARPGEASLAHGGVLFLDELPEFTPQVLDSLRQPLETGSVMIARANHRVTYPARFQLVAAMNPCRCGQATEPGYACRRGPTERCAAQYQARLSGPLLDRIDLQIEVPAVTAADLILPPPAEGSAEAAARVAAARARQERRYAEAGLKPGTTNASCPASLIEEAARPDPDGLALIRDAAEAMRLSARGFHRVLRVARTLADLDGESRVRRLHLAEALSYRGRANPRPAAA from the coding sequence ATGGTCACGCGCGTCGCTACCGTCGCCTTCGAGGGCATCGAGGCGCGGGCCGTCGATGTCCAGGTGCAGATCGCGCCCGGCACGGTCGCCTTCACGGTGGTGGGCCTGCCCGACAAGGCGGTGGCGGAATCCCGCGAGCGCGTGCGTGCGGCGCTCATCGCCTCGGGGCTGGCCCTCCCGGCCAAACGCATCACCGTGAACCTCGCCCCGGCGGACCTGCCGAAGGAGGGCTCGCATTACGATCTGCCGATCGCGCTCGGGGTAATGAGCGCCATCGGCGCCCTGCCGGGCGACGCGCTTGCCGGCTATTGCGTCCTCGGGGAACTCGCTCTCGACGGCAGCATCACGGCGGTCGCGGGCGTCCTGCCGGCCGCCATGGCGGCCCATGCCCGCGGGCTCGGCCTGATCTGCCCCGCCGCGAGCGGCCCGGAGGCCGCCTGGGCCGGGGGCGACATGGAGGTGCTCGCCCCCCGCTCCCTCATCCAGCTCGCCAACCACGTCAAAGGGACGCAGGTCATGGCCCGCCCCCTTCCGGCGGTCGCGGCGGAGACGGGATCGCTCCCGGACCTGCGCGAGATCAAGGGCCAGGAGGGCGCCAAGCGCGCCCTGGAGATCGCCGCGGCGGGCGGCCACAACCTCCTCATGAACGGGCCGCCCGGAGCGGGCAAGTCGATGCTCGCCGCCCGTCTGCCCTCGATCCTGCCGCCGCTCGGCCCGCGCGAGCTCCTCGAAATCTCGATGATCCAGTCAGTGGCCGGCGAATTGAAGAACGGCGCCCTCTCGAACCGCCGCCCCTTCCGGGCGCCCCACCATTCGGCCTCGATGGCGGCCCTGGTGGGCGGCGGGCTCGGCGCCAGGCCCGGCGAGGCATCGCTCGCCCATGGCGGCGTGCTCTTCCTCGACGAGCTTCCCGAATTCACCCCTCAGGTGCTCGATTCCCTGCGCCAGCCGCTGGAGACCGGCAGCGTCATGATCGCGCGGGCGAACCATCGCGTGACCTATCCGGCGCGGTTCCAGCTCGTCGCCGCCATGAATCCCTGCCGCTGCGGGCAGGCGACCGAGCCGGGCTATGCCTGCCGCCGGGGCCCGACCGAGCGCTGCGCGGCGCAGTACCAGGCCCGCCTCTCCGGCCCCCTCCTCGACCGCATCGACCTGCAGATCGAGGTGCCCGCCGTCACGGCGGCCGACCTCATCCTGCCACCCCCGGCCGAGGGCTCGGCCGAGGCGGCCGCCCGCGTCGCGGCGGCCCGCGCCCGGCAGGAGCGGCGCTATGCCGAGGCGGGCCTTAAGCCCGGCACCACCAACGCCTCCTGCCCGGCGAGCCTGATCGAGGAGGCGGCCCGGCCCGACCCGGACGGCCTCGCCCTCATCCGGGACGCCGCGGAGGCGATGCGCCTCTCGGCGCGCGGCTTCCACCGCGTCCTGCGGGTTGCCCGCACCCTGGCCGACCTCGACGGCGAGTCCCGCGTGCGCCGCCTGCATCTGGCCGAGGCCCTCTCCTATCGCGGCCGCGCCAATCCGCGCCCGGCGGCGGCGTAA
- a CDS encoding ATP-binding protein, which yields MGRVEGAAQTGMEAALRAESGLVYAGFDGLGTGIGLIAALLLVAIGWHARRLARWRREREIEHLHDRIWHLSESEERYRSLVEAQIEVIVQRDAEGRITFANEGFARLAGSSPGALLGTAQQLTVLDSTPVESRPDGTRAADVAVAPPEGGATRWFAFVETAVVGRDGRPEVLSAGREITERIEAVRSLDEARSRAEAASVAKSRFLATVSHEFRTPLNGILGMADLVLDTPLSPEQETYIRAVKTSGEALLSLIDGILDFSKIEAGRLDLAAEPFDPAGLVESVVELLAPRAQDKGLEIAADLAEDLPLQVVGDSDRVRQILLNLAGNAVKFTESGGVGVTAERAGAEIALTVRDTGPGIPEERLPLLFEEFEQGDGSASRRHEGTGLGLAITRRLVDRMGGRIEVTSRPDEGSCFRVVLPLRALGEERPRPPSLAGRRILVAAASAFEGPFLRDRLARAGAEVVAAETEAAARETLRGVGTTPCGPAPFDAVLADRALGDEAVRRIAGAAKRAGIPRAVVLLSPFDRRDFGSPGAAGFDRYLIKPVRARSLFAHLCEEARPPGGELRRAPGADRPAAARGRPRVLLAEDNPINALLARKALERLDTVVTWVPDGVEALRHLEAAAAGEAEGFDLALLDIRMPRLDGLEAARRLRAFERARGIPPQHLIAVTANVGAEDEAAARAAGFDGFLSKPLDLIALPALLAGPARAA from the coding sequence ATGGGACGGGTCGAGGGCGCAGCGCAGACCGGCATGGAGGCAGCTCTCCGGGCGGAGTCCGGCCTGGTCTATGCCGGCTTCGACGGTCTCGGCACCGGGATCGGCCTCATCGCCGCCCTCCTCCTCGTCGCCATCGGCTGGCATGCGCGCCGGCTCGCCCGCTGGCGCCGCGAGCGCGAGATCGAACACCTCCACGATCGGATCTGGCATCTCTCCGAGAGCGAGGAGCGCTACCGCAGCCTCGTCGAGGCCCAGATCGAGGTCATCGTCCAGCGCGACGCCGAGGGGCGCATCACCTTCGCCAACGAGGGCTTCGCGCGCCTCGCGGGCAGCAGCCCCGGGGCTCTCCTGGGCACGGCGCAGCAATTGACCGTCCTGGACAGCACCCCGGTCGAGAGCCGACCCGACGGCACCCGCGCCGCCGATGTGGCGGTGGCGCCGCCGGAGGGTGGCGCGACCCGCTGGTTCGCCTTCGTGGAAACCGCCGTCGTCGGCCGCGACGGGCGCCCGGAGGTGCTGAGCGCCGGCCGCGAGATCACCGAGCGGATCGAGGCCGTGCGCTCCCTCGACGAGGCCCGCAGCCGGGCCGAGGCGGCAAGCGTGGCGAAGTCGCGCTTCCTCGCCACCGTCAGCCACGAGTTCCGCACGCCGCTCAACGGCATCCTCGGCATGGCCGACCTCGTGCTCGACACGCCGCTCAGCCCCGAGCAGGAGACCTACATCCGCGCGGTGAAGACCTCCGGGGAGGCGCTGCTCTCGCTGATCGACGGCATCCTCGACTTCTCGAAGATCGAGGCCGGCCGCCTTGACCTCGCGGCCGAGCCCTTCGACCCCGCCGGCCTCGTGGAGAGCGTGGTCGAGCTCCTGGCCCCGCGGGCCCAGGACAAGGGCCTGGAGATCGCCGCCGATCTGGCCGAGGATCTGCCGCTCCAGGTGGTCGGCGACAGCGACCGGGTGCGGCAGATCCTGCTCAATCTCGCGGGCAACGCCGTCAAGTTCACGGAATCGGGCGGCGTCGGCGTCACGGCCGAACGGGCCGGCGCGGAGATCGCGCTCACCGTGCGGGACACCGGCCCGGGCATCCCGGAGGAGCGCCTGCCGCTTCTCTTCGAGGAGTTCGAGCAGGGCGACGGCAGCGCGAGCCGCCGCCACGAGGGCACCGGCCTCGGGCTCGCCATCACCCGCCGGCTCGTCGACCGCATGGGCGGGCGCATCGAAGTGACCTCGCGCCCGGATGAAGGCAGCTGCTTCCGGGTCGTCCTGCCCCTGCGGGCCCTCGGCGAGGAGCGGCCCCGGCCGCCCTCGCTGGCGGGCCGGCGGATTCTGGTGGCGGCCGCCTCTGCCTTCGAGGGGCCTTTCCTCCGCGACCGCCTCGCGCGGGCCGGTGCCGAGGTCGTCGCCGCCGAGACCGAGGCGGCGGCCCGCGAGACCCTGCGCGGGGTCGGCACGACCCCATGCGGGCCCGCCCCCTTCGACGCGGTCCTGGCCGACCGGGCCCTCGGCGACGAGGCGGTGCGGCGCATCGCCGGGGCCGCTAAGCGGGCCGGAATCCCCCGCGCCGTCGTGCTGCTCTCGCCCTTCGACCGGCGTGATTTCGGCTCGCCCGGCGCGGCGGGGTTCGACCGCTACCTGATCAAGCCGGTGCGGGCCCGCTCCCTCTTCGCGCACCTGTGCGAGGAGGCGAGGCCGCCCGGCGGCGAGCTGCGCCGGGCGCCAGGGGCCGATCGACCCGCCGCGGCCCGGGGCCGTCCCCGCGTGCTCCTCGCCGAGGACAACCCGATCAACGCGCTCCTCGCCCGCAAGGCCCTGGAGCGCCTGGACACCGTCGTGACCTGGGTGCCGGATGGTGTCGAGGCCCTGCGCCACCTCGAAGCCGCCGCGGCGGGCGAGGCCGAGGGCTTCGACCTCGCCCTCCTCGATATCCGGATGCCGCGCCTCGATGGTCTCGAGGCCGCGCGCCGCCTGCGGGCCTTCGAGCGGGCCCGCGGCATCCCGCCCCAGCACCTCATCGCCGTCACGGCCAATGTCGGCGCCGAGGACGAGGCTGCCGCCCGCGCGGCCGGCTTCGACGGCTTCCTCTCGAAGCCTCTCGATCTCATCGCCTTGCCCGCGCTCCTCGCCGGGCCCGCACGGGCCGCCTAA
- a CDS encoding SDR family oxidoreductase yields the protein MNLFVFGLGYTAGHFVERERGGFARVAATAQALRAPAPEGVAMRIFSPGEADPRIVEDLARSDAILVSVPPQDGDPVLRAYADAIAASPARWIGYLSTIGVYGDQGGAWIDEATPPAPTHARTRERVAVEEAWLALGARTAKAVQIFRLSGIYGPGRNAFVKLREGRAQRIVKAGQVFNRIHVDDIATALAASLDRPRAGAIYNVTDDEPAPPQDVTAFAAALAGLPLPPEVDFDTAALSPMARSFYGENKRVRNRRLKEELGVTLRFPTYREGLRGLMEGAPAVHVRAGAEG from the coding sequence ATGAACCTGTTCGTCTTCGGGCTCGGCTACACGGCGGGGCATTTCGTGGAGCGGGAGCGCGGGGGCTTCGCGCGCGTCGCGGCCACGGCCCAGGCGCTGCGGGCGCCGGCGCCCGAGGGTGTCGCGATGCGGATCTTCTCGCCCGGCGAGGCCGATCCCCGCATCGTCGAGGATCTCGCGCGGAGCGATGCGATCCTGGTCTCCGTGCCGCCGCAGGACGGGGACCCGGTCCTGCGGGCCTATGCGGATGCCATCGCGGCGAGCCCGGCGCGCTGGATCGGCTATCTGTCCACGATCGGGGTCTATGGCGACCAGGGCGGGGCCTGGATCGACGAGGCGACGCCGCCGGCTCCGACCCATGCGCGCACGCGCGAGCGCGTGGCGGTGGAGGAGGCGTGGCTGGCCCTCGGCGCACGAACCGCCAAGGCCGTCCAGATCTTCCGCCTCTCGGGAATCTACGGGCCGGGGCGCAACGCCTTCGTGAAGCTGCGCGAGGGGCGGGCGCAGCGCATCGTCAAGGCGGGGCAGGTGTTCAACCGCATCCACGTGGACGATATCGCGACGGCGCTCGCCGCCTCCCTCGACCGGCCGCGGGCGGGGGCGATCTACAATGTCACGGACGACGAGCCGGCCCCGCCGCAGGACGTGACCGCCTTCGCGGCGGCGCTCGCCGGGCTTCCGCTGCCGCCGGAGGTCGATTTCGACACGGCGGCCTTGAGCCCGATGGCGCGCAGCTTCTACGGCGAGAACAAGCGGGTGCGAAACCGGCGCCTCAAGGAGGAGCTCGGCGTCACCCTGCGCTTCCCGACCTATCGGGAGGGGTTGCGCGGGCTGATGGAGGGCGCTCCGGCCGTTCACGTCCGGGCGGGAGCGGAGGGGTAG
- the queG gene encoding tRNA epoxyqueuosine(34) reductase QueG produces MTRVTRDGAGLRRLLEERARALGFDALAVTGPEAVPDLPARLSAWLDAGHQAGMGWMGERVAERASPAALWPAVRSIVMLGVNAGPQEDPRAVLAARDRGAIAVYAQRRDYHDVIKGKLKELGGILAARGGADLKVFVDTAPVMEKPLAAAAGLGWQGKNTLLVSREFGTWLLLGAIYTNAELPRDSGIGDRCGSCRRCLDVCPTDAFPAPYRLDANRCIAYLTIEHAGPIAPEFREAMGNRVFGCDDCLAVCPWNKFAQAAREARLSARQDLASPALAELARLDEAAFRARFAGTPVKRTGRARVLRNVLIAIGNSGDATLAAEAERLLDDPSPLVRGMAVWALARLAPERLPPGPPPGEEDPDVLREWRLALNQGVQRASPLAGAGQRPA; encoded by the coding sequence CTGACACGGGTGACACGGGACGGGGCGGGCCTGAGGCGCCTTCTGGAGGAGCGGGCGCGGGCGCTCGGCTTCGACGCGCTCGCGGTCACCGGGCCCGAGGCGGTGCCGGACCTGCCCGCGCGCCTGTCCGCATGGCTCGATGCCGGCCACCAGGCCGGGATGGGCTGGATGGGCGAGCGGGTGGCGGAGCGCGCCTCGCCGGCGGCCCTTTGGCCGGCGGTGCGCAGCATCGTGATGCTCGGGGTCAATGCCGGGCCGCAGGAGGATCCGCGCGCGGTGCTGGCCGCCCGCGACCGGGGGGCGATCGCCGTCTATGCGCAGCGGCGCGACTACCACGACGTGATCAAGGGCAAGCTTAAGGAGCTGGGCGGCATCCTGGCGGCGCGGGGCGGGGCGGACCTGAAGGTCTTCGTCGACACGGCGCCCGTGATGGAGAAGCCGCTCGCCGCAGCAGCCGGGCTCGGCTGGCAGGGGAAGAACACGCTCCTCGTCTCGCGCGAGTTCGGGACATGGCTTCTCCTCGGGGCCATCTACACGAATGCGGAGCTGCCGCGGGATTCCGGCATCGGCGACCGCTGCGGCTCCTGCCGCCGCTGCCTCGACGTCTGCCCGACCGATGCCTTCCCGGCACCCTACCGGCTCGATGCGAATCGCTGCATCGCCTACCTGACGATCGAGCATGCGGGGCCGATCGCCCCCGAATTCCGCGAGGCGATGGGCAACCGGGTGTTCGGCTGCGACGATTGTCTGGCGGTCTGCCCCTGGAACAAGTTCGCGCAGGCCGCGCGGGAGGCGCGGCTCTCAGCCCGCCAGGACCTGGCCAGCCCCGCGCTCGCGGAGCTGGCGCGGCTCGACGAGGCGGCGTTCCGGGCGCGCTTCGCCGGCACGCCGGTCAAGCGCACGGGTCGCGCCCGCGTACTGCGCAACGTGCTGATCGCCATCGGCAATTCGGGCGACGCGACGCTGGCCGCGGAGGCCGAGCGCCTCCTCGATGATCCCTCGCCGCTGGTGCGCGGCATGGCGGTCTGGGCGCTGGCCCGCCTCGCTCCCGAGCGGCTCCCGCCCGGCCCGCCGCCCGGCGAGGAGGATCCCGACGTCCTTCGCGAGTGGCGCCTCGCGCTGAATCAGGGTGTCCAGAGGGCGAGCCCTCTGGCGGGTGCAGGGCAGCGCCCTGCATAA
- a CDS encoding glutathione S-transferase family protein, whose product MATLHHSTFCPHSRFIRLVLAEMGMEPVLAEERPWERREEFLMLNPAGTTPVLVEAGGLAIPGPGVIAEYLDETRGLGLSGRRLLPEAPGARVEVRRLLDWFLSKFDQEVTGYLVTEKIHKRFMTSNLGGGPPDMNAIRAARTNVRYHLKYIGYLIARRKWLAGDHLTYADLAAAAHLSCVDYLGDVPWDEDEMARNWYARLKSRPSFRSLLADRVPGMAPADHYADLDF is encoded by the coding sequence ATGGCGACGCTCCACCACTCAACCTTCTGCCCGCATTCCCGCTTCATCCGCCTGGTCCTCGCCGAGATGGGCATGGAGCCGGTTCTCGCGGAGGAGCGCCCCTGGGAGCGACGCGAGGAGTTCCTGATGCTCAACCCCGCCGGGACGACGCCGGTGCTGGTGGAGGCAGGGGGGCTGGCGATCCCCGGCCCGGGCGTGATCGCCGAATATCTCGACGAGACGCGGGGCCTCGGCCTGTCGGGACGCCGGCTCCTGCCGGAGGCGCCGGGGGCGCGGGTGGAGGTGCGCCGCCTGCTCGACTGGTTCCTGTCGAAGTTCGACCAGGAGGTGACGGGCTATCTCGTCACCGAGAAGATCCACAAGCGGTTCATGACCTCGAACCTCGGCGGCGGTCCGCCGGACATGAATGCGATCCGGGCCGCGCGCACCAATGTGCGCTACCACCTCAAGTACATCGGCTACCTGATCGCCCGGCGCAAATGGCTGGCGGGCGACCATCTGACCTATGCGGATCTGGCGGCGGCGGCCCATCTGTCCTGCGTGGACTACCTCGGCGACGTGCCATGGGACGAGGACGAGATGGCGAGGAACTGGTATGCGCGGCTGAAGTCCCGGCCGTCCTTCCGCAGCCTGCTCGCCGACCGGGTGCCCGGCATGGCACCGGCCGACCATTACGCGGATCTGGACTTCTGA
- a CDS encoding undecaprenyl-diphosphate phosphatase produces the protein MDIAGIGKAVVLALVEGATEFIPVSSTGHQLLIGHFIGFQSPNNTFEVLIQLGAILAIVGVYFGTLLDLLRRAPSDPKARRFILAVLIAFLPAAIIGGIFSKAIKLYLFNPWIVCSTLVAGGLVLLVIDETELEQKYDDVHQFSLRMALKIGLFQCLAMIPGVSRSGATIVGAMLMGSGKRAATEFSFYLAMPTMAGAFAKDLLDNYKNLSRDDFGLIAVGFVVAFLSALFVVRKLLNYVSRHGFALFAWWRIIVGAAGFAGLIVFG, from the coding sequence ATGGATATCGCAGGCATCGGCAAGGCGGTCGTCCTCGCCCTCGTCGAGGGCGCGACCGAGTTCATTCCGGTCTCCTCGACCGGGCACCAGCTCCTCATCGGCCACTTCATCGGCTTCCAGTCACCCAACAACACCTTCGAGGTGCTGATCCAGCTCGGCGCCATCCTGGCGATCGTCGGCGTCTATTTCGGCACGCTTCTCGATCTGCTGCGCCGGGCGCCGAGCGATCCGAAAGCGCGCCGCTTCATCCTGGCGGTGCTGATCGCCTTCCTGCCGGCGGCGATCATCGGCGGCATCTTCTCGAAGGCGATCAAGCTCTACCTGTTCAATCCCTGGATCGTCTGCTCGACCCTGGTGGCCGGCGGCCTCGTGCTCCTCGTCATCGACGAGACCGAGCTGGAGCAGAAATACGACGACGTGCACCAGTTCTCGCTGAGGATGGCGCTCAAGATCGGCCTCTTCCAGTGCCTCGCGATGATCCCGGGCGTCTCGCGCTCCGGGGCCACCATCGTGGGTGCCATGCTGATGGGCTCGGGCAAGCGCGCGGCCACCGAGTTCTCGTTCTATCTCGCCATGCCCACCATGGCGGGCGCCTTCGCCAAGGATCTCCTCGACAACTACAAGAACCTGTCGCGCGACGATTTCGGGCTGATCGCGGTCGGCTTCGTGGTCGCCTTCCTGTCGGCCCTCTTCGTGGTGCGCAAGCTCCTCAACTACGTCTCCCGCCACGGCTTCGCGCTGTTCGCGTGGTGGCGGATCATCGTGGGCGCGGCGGGCTTCGCGGGGCTGATCGTCTTCGGCTAG
- a CDS encoding methylmalonyl-CoA mutase family protein encodes MDDLTLAAAFPPATREQWRALVDGVLKGADFEKRLVHRTRDGIRIEALYDAASPAPQPLRGDGTPAPWRICQRVDHPDPAEANALALTDLEGGADALALVFAGAPAARGFGLPGPEALEAALQGVMLPMVALRLDAGSSAFEAAAGLVSLTERRGDGLAGLDLDLGIDPVGMLATGGALPAPWPALAARLAATLSDLAAKGFAGRAFLADARPFHEAGATEAGELAAVLASGVAILRALEAGGHSLERARDALSFLLVADADEFLTTAKFRALRRLWARVEETCGLAPQPIRIHAETAWRTTTRRDPWVNLLRATTAAFSAGLGGADAITILPFTAALGLPDAFARRCARNTQAILLEESNLWRVADPAAGAGGFEALTAGLCEQAWAQFQAIEREGGIVESLASGALASRLAAIREGRDRDLATRRLPITGTSEFPHLAEAPVAVLAPAPEPAAAPAGALPSRRFAEPFERLRDASDAILAETGRRPRVFLANLGPIAAFNTRATFARNAFEAGGIEAVTNDGFPDHAVMAAAFREAGTPLACLCSSDEIYAAEAVPAAQALAAAGARTLYLAGRPGKLEADLRGAGVTRDLYAGCDLLRLLDEAQTLARS; translated from the coding sequence ATGGACGACCTCACGCTCGCCGCCGCGTTCCCCCCCGCCACCCGCGAGCAGTGGCGCGCCCTCGTCGACGGCGTTCTCAAGGGCGCCGATTTCGAGAAGCGGCTCGTCCACCGCACCCGCGACGGAATCCGGATCGAGGCCCTGTACGACGCGGCCTCCCCCGCCCCGCAGCCCCTGCGCGGTGACGGCACGCCCGCCCCCTGGCGGATCTGCCAGCGGGTGGACCATCCGGACCCGGCCGAGGCGAACGCACTGGCGCTCACCGACCTCGAAGGCGGCGCCGATGCCCTCGCCCTGGTCTTCGCCGGTGCTCCGGCCGCCCGCGGCTTCGGCCTGCCGGGACCCGAGGCGCTGGAGGCGGCGCTTCAGGGCGTGATGCTGCCAATGGTCGCGCTGCGCCTCGATGCCGGCTCCTCTGCCTTCGAGGCCGCCGCCGGCCTCGTCTCCCTCACTGAGCGCCGCGGCGACGGGCTTGCGGGTCTCGACCTCGATCTCGGCATCGACCCGGTCGGGATGCTGGCCACCGGGGGCGCCCTGCCGGCGCCCTGGCCCGCGCTGGCGGCCCGGCTCGCCGCCACCCTGTCCGACCTCGCCGCCAAGGGCTTTGCGGGCCGGGCCTTCCTGGCGGATGCGCGGCCCTTCCACGAGGCCGGCGCGACCGAGGCCGGGGAACTCGCCGCCGTGCTGGCGAGCGGGGTCGCGATCCTGCGGGCGCTGGAGGCGGGCGGGCATAGCCTGGAGCGGGCGCGGGATGCGCTCTCCTTCCTGCTCGTGGCCGATGCCGACGAGTTCCTGACCACCGCCAAGTTCAGGGCGCTGCGGCGCCTCTGGGCCCGGGTCGAGGAAACCTGCGGCCTGGCGCCCCAACCCATCCGCATCCATGCTGAGACGGCGTGGCGCACGACCACCCGCCGCGACCCTTGGGTGAACCTGCTGCGCGCCACCACGGCCGCCTTCTCGGCCGGCCTCGGCGGCGCCGATGCGATCACAATCCTGCCCTTCACGGCGGCGCTCGGCCTGCCCGATGCCTTCGCGCGGCGATGCGCCCGCAACACGCAAGCCATCCTCCTGGAGGAGTCGAACCTCTGGCGCGTCGCCGATCCGGCCGCGGGCGCAGGCGGGTTCGAGGCGCTGACGGCCGGCCTCTGCGAGCAGGCCTGGGCGCAGTTCCAGGCGATCGAGCGCGAGGGCGGCATCGTGGAGAGCCTCGCCTCGGGGGCGCTCGCCAGCCGGCTCGCGGCGATCCGCGAGGGCCGCGACCGGGACCTGGCCACCCGCCGCCTGCCGATCACCGGCACGAGCGAGTTCCCGCATCTCGCTGAGGCTCCCGTTGCGGTGCTGGCGCCCGCGCCCGAACCGGCAGCGGCACCGGCCGGGGCCCTCCCCTCCCGGCGCTTCGCCGAGCCCTTCGAGCGGTTGCGCGACGCCTCGGACGCGATCCTCGCCGAGACCGGCCGGCGCCCGCGCGTGTTCCTGGCCAATCTCGGTCCGATCGCGGCCTTCAACACGCGGGCCACCTTTGCGCGCAACGCCTTCGAGGCCGGCGGCATCGAGGCGGTGACGAATGACGGTTTCCCGGACCATGCCGTCATGGCGGCGGCGTTCCGGGAGGCCGGCACACCGCTCGCCTGCCTGTGCTCGTCCGACGAGATCTACGCGGCCGAGGCGGTCCCGGCAGCGCAGGCCCTCGCTGCGGCAGGCGCGCGCACCCTCTATCTGGCCGGCCGGCCCGGCAAGCTCGAAGCCGACCTGCGGGGGGCGGGCGTGACGCGCGACCTCTATGCCGGCTGCGACCTCCTGCGCCTGCTGGACGAGGCGCAGACCCTCGCTCGATCCTGA